GCCCAAGTAATTGCTAATAGTATGATGACAGTCGGCACACCCATTACCATCCATTGCCCGAAACCTATTTCTTCACCAAATATTTTTTCATACTGACCTTTTAAAATAATTAAAGGAGGTGTTCCTATTAAAGTTCCAAGCCCACCTATCGTACCAGCATAACCAATACCTAAAACAAGTGATTTTTCAAATTGAGTTAAACTATGGTTTTCATTTCCATTGGCTGTAAGCTCATTAGCCTCTTTAATAATCGCCATACCAATTGGAATCATAATCATAACAGCCGCTGTATTTGATACAAACATTGAAAGTGCACCAGTTGCAATCATAAAGCCTAGTAAAATCCTACCAGTACTTGTACCTATACTTTTAATAATGACAAGTGCAATTCTCGTATGTAAATTCCATCTTTCCATCGCAATCGCAATAATAAACCCACCGAGGAATAAGAATATAATATCATTTCCATAAGCGCTAGATACTGTTTCACTATCCATTACGCCCCCTAATGGAAATAAGAATAAAGGCATTAAACTCGTAGCAGGAATTGGAATAGCTTCTGTTATCCACCATACTGCAATCCATAAAGTAGCTGCCATAACATATACACCAGTTTGACTTAATCCATCTGCCTTGAAAAATAGCAATATTACTAAAAATAGTAAAGGTCCTAATATCAATCCAATTAATTGAGCTGTATTATAAGCTTTCAATTCAGGATCCGGCTTATTTTGAGACTTTAATGCATCAGATGAAAAGAATTTCAACATCTCTTTAGTTCTTCCACTTTCTTTCCAAAGCTGTTCAGTAATTTTTTTCTTTTTATTACGCATATTATTACGCCCCCTTTAGTGTATTTGTTAACATTTTAACAAAGTTTATACAAAAGTAGTACTATTTTCTGAATATTCTATAATAATTATTCATAAAATCGAAAAAAAATTTACATATAACAAAAAAGGCTGAGACAATTTATTGTCCCAACCTCATCCTTAAGGAAACTTCAGCAAAGCTTTCCTATAGTGTCATGTGTTAATTTTGATGCTTTTGATCTTCAAAGAACCCTTTTTTCTCGAGTTCTTTTTTAATGCTTTTAAATATATTTTTGTCATCTAAATCATATCTTCTTTGTCTATTAACATTCGTATTATTTGAGTATCCAGTGCGTTCATACAAATTATGATCTCTTACTTTATAGTGATTAAAGTCAGTCGTTTTTTCAGAATCTTTTTTTAGAAAATCATTAATATGTCCCCATTTTTGTATCTGCTCTTCTTGTTCTTCTGCAGATAGTTTATGTTGGCTTTCCATAAAGACCCCCCTTATCTTGACTTTATTATAAAGTATCTTTCCACGCTTTTAAAGTTTTTATATCTTTATTTTGGATATACCCTTCTTTTTCAGCGACAGAAATAAGTTCATCATAATTTGATAGTGTATAGAAAGGAACATCAATTGATTTGAATGCTTCTTCTGCTTTTTTGATGCCATATGTAAAGATTGCGAAGACGCCTACAACTTCTGCACCATCTTCTACTAAAGCTTCTACAGCATTAATTGATGAGCCACCTGTAGAAATTAAATCTTCAATTACAACTACTTTTTTGCCTTTGCTTACAGCACCTTCGATTTGATTACCTTTACCATGGCCTTTACTTTTAGATCTCACATAACTCATCGGCAATCCTAATTGATCGGCTATGAATGCAGCATGTGGAATACCTGCTGTTGCCGTTCCTGAAATAATTTCAACATCTTGTGCATGTTCTTTAATTAATTCAATAAGTTCTTTATAAATCGTTTTTCTTATTTCTGGATAAGCTAAAGTGACCCTATTATCACAATAAATTGGTGACTTAATGCCAGAACTCCAAGTATACGGATTTTCAGGTGATAGTGTAACAGCTTTAATTTCTAATAGTGATTGCGCAATATTTTGTGTCATATATTATCCTTCCCATCTTTGTAATATTTCATGATATCGTGAAACTGGATTTTGATGCTGAGTGATAGAACGCCCAACCACTATATGTGTTGATCCAAAGCTTTTAGCATCTTCCGGTGTCGTTACTCTTTGTTGATCGTGCGTTTTGTCAGATTCTAAACGTATACCAGGTGTTACTTTTAAAAACGCTTTTCCGATATGTTCTTTAATAAGGTTTGATTCTAAAGGTGAACAAACGACACCATCTAAGCCTGCTTGTTGCGTCATTTTGGCAAAATGAACGACAGAATCTTCTACTGTTGTTTGGATGTTTTGCTCATTTCGCATTTGTTCTTCAGTCGTTGATGTTAATTGTGTAACAGCGATTAATTTGGCTTCTGGATTTGTTGAACGTAATCCTTCAAGTCCTGCTTCCATCATTTTCACGCCGCCAGCTGCATGTACGTTTATTAGATCAACATTATATTTACCTAACCCTTTTAAAGCGCCTTTTACTGTATTAGGAATATCATGTAGTTTTAAATCGAGAAAGATATCATGACCTCTATCTTTAATCATTTTTAAAGTTTCAGGACCATTTTGTAAATAGAGTTCCATTCCTACTTTCACAAAAAGGGGCTCGTCGAATAAATCTAGAAACTGTTCAACTTCTTCTAGAGTTGCAAAGTCTAAAGCGATAATTGGTGAATTTTTCATTTATTTCACAACTCCTTGTTGATTGTAAGTTCTTCCTTTAAGTTCAGTAATGTGTTGCACGCCAAGTTGATCGAGTAATGTTGGCAATTCATCTATAATATCTTTACAAACAGTAGGATTTTCGAAATTAGCTGTACCTACAGCGACTGCATCTGCCCCAACTGATATATAATCTATGACATCTTGAGCAGTTCTTACACCACCCATTGCGATGATTGGTATATCAACGTTTTGGCTAACTTCATAAACCATTCTCAACGCTACAGGTTTAATTGCAGGACCGCTTAATCCTCCAATTATATTGCTTATGATTGGCTTACCAGTCTTAGCATCTATTCTTAAACCAACTAATGTGTTGATCATCGTAATACCGTCTGCATACTCTGCAATTGCTTTAGCCATTTCAACGATATTCGTAACATTTGGTGATAATTTCACATATACCGGAACTTCTGAAACTGCTTTGACTTTTCTTGTTAACTCACGTGCTACTTCTGGTACTGTACCAAATTGTATGCCACCTTCTTTAACGTTCGGGCATGAAATATTCAATTCTAGTGCATGAACATTTGGCGCTTGTGAAATATGTTTAGCTACATAAACATATTCTTCTTCAGTTGAACCAGCCACGTTTGCAATAATCGGTACATCGAATTGTTCTAAAAATTTCAGTTCATGTTCTATTATATGCTGTACACCTGGATTCTGTAGACCTATCGCATTAATCATACCACTAGCTGTTTCAGCAACTCGAGGTGCTTCATTACCATATCTAGCATGTTGCGTTGCTGCCTTAATCATAATAGAACCGAGTTCAGACAAATCATAAAATTGGCTGAACTCTTTTCCAAATGCAAAGCACCCACTTGCTGGCATAACCGGATTTTTCAAATTCAAACCTGGCAAAGTTACATTTAATCTACTCATATGATCACAGCTCCTTTTTCAAATACTGGTCCATCTGTGCATACTTTAACATAACCCGCTTCATCATCAGTATGACAAACGCAAGCATAACAAGCGCCAATACCACAGCCCATGCGTTCTTCAAGTGAAATATAACCTTTAACATCACTTAATTGCTCTGTTAAAGCTTTAAGCATTGCTTTTGGTCCACAGCTATAAAAAATGTCGAAGGGTGTTTCGATATGATCAATAACAGTTGTAACAAATCCTTTAGTACCTAAGCTGCCGTCCACAGTTGCAATATACGTCTCACCTAGTGCATTAAATTCATCAATATAGAAAGCATCTTTATCGCTTTGGAATCCTAACACATGAATTGTCTTTATACCTCTTTGATTGAGCTGTTTGGATAATTCATAAAGTGGTGGCACACCAATACCGCCTCCTACTAATAAAGCAGTATTTTGTGCTTCTTCTACAGGAAATCCATTACCTAACGGTGCAATTACATCAATTGGATCACCTGATTTCAAAGTAGAAATCATTTCAGTACCATGACCTTCTCTTCTAAAAAGCATCGTGAAAGTGCCTTCTTCACGATTCACTTCGCAAATGGATATAGGTCTTCTCAACATATGTTCAGTACCTGTACCAGCTTTAATATGAACAAACTGTCCTGGTTTTTTCATGTTTTTCGTAAGATCTCCATGTACTTTCAATTCGAAGATGGCGTCTGCTATTTGATTGTTAGATACAACTGTCATTAATTTGGACATCATAATCCCCCTCTACATTTGTTCCGTTTTAAATGTCATGCTTTCAATCACATCTGCTAAAGCATTAGCAGTATCTAATGAAGTTAAGCAAGGTATTCCGTTCTCAACCGATTCTCTTCTAATTTGGAAACCATCTCTTTCATATAATTTCCCTTTCGTCATCGTATTCACAACGATTTGAACTTCACCTTTTTGAATGACGGATAGTAAATCATGTTCTCCACCAATTTTACCTACAGTGTATACTGGAACGCCTTGTTCCTTAAAGTATTTAGCTGTGCCTGATGTACCAAAAATGCGATAACCAATTTCATGGAATCTTTTTGCAACCATTAAAGCTTCTGCTTTATCTTTATCACTTACTGTAAATAATGCTGTGCCTGTATCTTGTACTTTTAACCCACTAGCTGTTAAACCTTTGTATAACGCTTTTTCTAAAGTGCTATCTTTACCCATTACTTCACCAGTTGATTTCATTTCAGGTCCTAAAGTGATATCCACATTTTTAAGTTTACTAAAGCTGAATACCGGTGCTTTAACATACACGCCTTCTTTATATGGTACTAATCCACTTTCATAACCTTGTTCTTTTAATGAAATGTTAACAATGGATTTTGTAGCAATTTTAGCCATTGGAATATCTGTTATTTTGCTTAAGAAAGGTACTGTTCTACTTGCTCTTGGGTTTACTTCTAGTACAAACACTTCACCTTTAGAAAGTACAAACTGAATATTGATGAGACCAATGATGTTTAAACCTTTAGCTAATTTTGTTGTGTAATCTACTAATAAATCGATTTCCTCATCCGTTAAAGTTTGAGGTGGATAAACAGCTATTGAGTCACCAGAATGTACGCCGGCTCTTTCAATATGTTCCATAATACCTGGTATAACAACCGTTTCTCCATCTGATATTGCGTCTACTTCGATTTCTTTACCCGTTAAGTAACGGTCAATTAACACTGGATGTTCTGGACTAGCTTTAACAGCTTGTTCCATATAATTTCTCAATTCTGGTTCTGCATAAACAATTTCCATCGCTCTTCCACCAAGTACATATGAAGGTCTAACTACAACTGGATACCCTATAGCATTGGCATTATCAATTGCTTCTTGAACTGAAGTCGCTGTTTTCCCTAGTGGTTGAGGTACATCTATTTTTTGTAATAATGCTTCGAATTCTTTTCTATCTTCTGCTCTGTTTAAATCTTCAAGCGTTGTTCCAAGAATTTTAACACCTTTTTTAGAAATTTTGTCTGCCAAATTGATAGCTGTTTGTCCACCAAATTGTACAACTACGCCTTTAGGTTGTTCATGGTTAATGATACTCATAACATCTTCTTCAGTAAGTGGTTCAAAGTATAATTTATCTGATATAGAAAAATCCGTAGATACTGTTTCAGGATTATTATTAATAATAATCGCTTCGTATCCAGCTTCTTGTATAGCCCAAACTGCATGGACTGTAGCATAATCAAATTCCACACCTTGTCCAATACGTATCGGTCCTGATCCAAGCACGATAATTTTTTCTTTCTCTGTAACTACAGATTCATTTTCTTGTTCATAAGTACCGTAAAAGTATGGTGTTTCAGATTCAAATTCTGCAGCACAAGTATCTACTGTTTTATAAACAGGGTTGATGCCATTTTCTTGTCTTAAGTCGTAAATTTCACGCTCTGATTGTTCCCATCTATGTGCAATTACTTTATCACTAAATCCATATTGTTTAGCCCATTGTAATGCTTCTAGGTTACCTTTATTGCCTTTTAAGCCGTGTTCAATATCGATAATATGTTTAAATTTATTTAAGAAGAAATAATCAATTTGAGTTAATTCATGAATTCTTTCTAAAGATGTTCCGCGTCTAATCGCTTCCCCTATAAAGAACAACCTTTCATCATCTTGTGCTTTAATTCTTTCTTCAATAAAATCAAGTTCAAATTCGTCACCATTTGGTAATCCTAAATGATGCACGCCATACTCTAATGAACGAATAGCTTTTAGTAGTGATTCTTCGTATGTTCTACCTATTGCCATTACTTCACCAGTAGCTTTCATTTGTGTCCCTAAAACACGTTCCCCTTTTTCGAATTTATCGAATGGAAATCTTGGGATTTTAGAAACAACATAGTCTAATGCAGGTTCAAACGCTGCGTAAGAAGTCCCAGTAACTGGGTTTAACATTTCATCTAAAGTCATGCCAATTGCAATTTTAGCTGCTAACTTAGCGATTGGATAACCTGTTGCTTTCGAAGCCAATGCTGACGATCTTGAAACACGTGGATTTACTTCGATAATATAATAGTCTAAAGAATGTGGGTCTAATGCGAGTTGTACGTTACATCCACCTTCAATTTTTAATGCGCGAATAATTTTTAAAGACACATCTCTTAACATTTGATACTCAACATCAGATAACGTCTGGCTTGGTGCAACTACAATTGAGTCACCAGTATGAATACCTACAGGGTCAATGTTTTCCATATTACAAACAACGATTGCGTTATCATTTTTATCTCTCATCACTTCATATTCTATTTCTTTAAATCCTGCGATTGATTTTTCTAATAAACATTGTGTAACAGGGCTGTATTTCAAACCATTTTGAACAATTTCTCGCAGTTCTTTCTCATCATTACAAATTCCGCCGCCTGTTCCACCCATAGTAAATGCTGGTCTAACAATAAGTGGGTAGCCGATTTTATTAGCAAAGTTTAAAGCGCCTTCTAAATCATTTACGATATCACTTTCTGGTACTGGTTCATTAAGCTCATTCATGAGTGTACGGAATAAGTCTCTGTCTTCCGCTTGTTCAATTGAAGTAAGTTGTGTACCTAATAAGCGCACATTATTTTCTTCTAATACGCCATTTTCATGTAATTCAATTGCCATGTTTAAACCAGTTTGTCCACCTAACGTTGGAAGTAATGCATCTGGTTGTTCTTTACGAATAATACGACTTACAAAGTCTAGCGTTAATGGCTCAATGTAAACTGTATCAGCTATTTCTGTATCAGTCATAATTGTTGCTGGATTAGAGTTCACTAAAATAACTTTATAACCTTCTTCTTTTAGTGCTAGGCATGCTTGAGTTCCTGCATAGTCAAATTCTGCAGCTTGTCCGATGATGATTGGACCTGAACCAATTACTAGGATGGATTTAATATCTGTTTGTTTAGGCATTGATTGTACGCTCCTTCGCTTTATGTAATTTAATCATTTCAATAAATTCATCGAATAAATAGTTTGAATCGTGCGGTCCAGGTGATGCTTCTGGATGATATTGCACTGAAAATGCTGGATATTTTTTATGTCTGAGTCCTTCGATAGATTTATCATTTAATGCTATATGTGTTACTTCTAAATCTGTGTTAGCGATTGAATCTTCATCTATTGCATAACCATGGTTTTGACTTGTTAAATCAACTTTACCAGTTTCTAAATTTTGTACTGGATGATTCGCACCTCTATGTCCAAATTTCATTTTATATGAAGTTGCACCTTGAGATAGTGCAAATAGTTGATGGCCTAAACAAATTCCGAAAAATGGTATTTTTCCTACTAATTTCTCGATCGTTTGTATCGTTTCTTGAACACTCTCTGGATTTCCTGGACCGTTAGAAACCATGATACCGTCTGGGGAAATATTCATAATTTCTTCTATAGAAGTTTGATACGGTACCACTGTCACATCGCATCCTCTTCTATTTAATTCTCTTACGATATTTTCTTTTTTACCGTAATCTATGAGTACGATTTTATAACCGTCACCTGTAGAAATATAAGGTCTAACTGAAGATACTTGTGCTACTTCATCAGTTGGCAACGGCTCTGTATTTAAACGTTGAACTAATGTATCAATTTCATCCACGTTGTCTGTGAAACCTGCTTTAAGCACGCCAAACTTTCTAATTTTACGCGTTAAACTTCTTGTATCTACACCTGAAATACCTGGTATATGGTAGAATTTCAATGTTTCATCTAATGATTTCGTCGATCTAAAATTACTTGGATAGTCACATGCTTCTCTCACCACTACACCATTTAAAGTCGGACTTAATGATTCAAAATCATCTCTATTAATGCCGTAATTACCAATAAGAGGATACGTAAACGTAATGATTTGCCCAGTATAAGATGGGTCTGAAATCGTTTCTTGATAGCCTGTCATAGCAGTATTAAATACAATTTCACCTACAGTTAAATCATCTGAACCTAACGTATATCCTGTATAAGTCGTACCATCTTCTAATACTAAGTAACGTTTTTTTTTCATTTTATATTTCCTCCTTATAGACGATTTTACCATTACAAATTGTTAAAATCGGATAACCTGACACGACCTCTCCAATAAATGGGGTATTACTACTTTTAGAAGCAAATTCCTCAGCAAGTATTGGTCTTTCTGTTTCTAAATCAATAATTGTTATATCAGCGTAACTTCCTTCTTCTAAACGACCATACGGTAAGTTGAAAGTATCGCTCGGTTTAGTTGTTAAGAATGCTACAAGTTGTTCTAAAGTGAATTTACCTGTTTTAACGAAGTGTGTATAAAGTAATTGGAAAGCTGTTTCACTGCCCACTATACCAAATGGTGCGTCAATCATTGAAACTTCTTTTTCTTCTTTAGCATGTGGTGCATGATCTGTCGCAATACAATCAATTGTTCCATCCAGTAAACCTTCTATTAATGCATCTCTATCTTCTTTTGCTCTTAACGGCGGATTCATTTTATAAATCGCATCGTCTCCAGGTACATCTTCTTCAGTAAGCAATAAGTGATGAGGTGTAACTTCAGCCGTTACTTTAATACCAGCTTTTTTAGCATCTCTTATAACTCTTACACTTTCCTTAGTAGAAACATGACAAACATGATAATGACAGTTCGCAGCTTCTGCTAATAATACATCTCGTGCTATTTGAACTGCTTCGCAAATTGATGGAATGCCTGGTATATTTAATGCTTCACTGCGTTTACCTTCATGCATCGCGCCACCATATATTAATGAATTATCTTCACAATGTGCAACAATTGCTTTATCAATTTTAGCCGCTTCTTTCATTGCTTCATACATCATAGATGCAGTTTGAACACCTACACCATCATCTGTAAATTGGAACATGCCTCTATCTTTTAAAGCTTTAAAATCAACATGTTCTTTACCCGCTTGTCTTACTGTAATCGATGCATAAGGTAACACTCTTACAACAGCATGTTCATCTATAATGTTATGCAAACGGTCTAAATGTTCAACTGAATCAGGTACTGGTTTCGTATTTGGCATAGGACATACCGTCGTAAACCCACCTCTTGCTGCTGCTTTTGTTCCTGTTTCAATTGTTTCTTTATGCTCTCCACCAGGTTCTCTCAAATGTACATGCACATCTACAAATCCTGCAGAAATAAAATGTCCTTTCGCATCAATTGTTTCTTGATTTGTAACTTCAATATAATCATCTATTCGTTTAACTTTACCGTCTTCGATTTCAATTTCTTTGTTAATGAGTTGACCTTCTGATAAGATTTTTCCATTTTTGATTATAAGTGACATTTTACTTTTTCCTCCTTGTGATTAAGTACATCATATATACATGCCATTCTAATGAACACGCCATTCTCCATTTGCTTAAATATTCTTGATTTTGAACTTTCTACTAATGAACTATCTATCTCAACACCTCTATTAACAGGTGCTGGATGCATGACAATCGCTTGTTCAGGCAGTTTTTCATATCTCTCCATTGTTAAACCGTACGCTTCATGATATTTTTCAGTGTTAAATGTTGTACCTGATTCGTGTCTTTCATTTTGTACTCTCAATAACATACATACATCAATTTCTTCTATTACATCATCAATGTTAACATATGGGACATTTGAGAAGTCTGATTTCCATTGATCTGGTGCAGAGAACACGACTTCTGCACCTAACTTCGTTAAAGCTTCTGCATTACTTCTTGCTACTCTTGAGTTTTTAATATCTCCTGAAATAAGTATTTTTAAGCCTTCAAAGTAACCATATTCTTCATAAATAGTCATAAGATCTAGTAAGCATTGAGTTGGATGCTGTCCACTACCATCTCCTCCATTTAATACTGGAATATTAAGCCCTTCTAAAGAGTCATAATAGGCATTTTCACTATGTCTAATGACGAGTGCATCTACACCAATTGATTCTAATGTTTTGCACGTATCATATAAAGATTCTCCCTTTTGAACTGAAGAAGTACTTGTTTCAAAAGGTATAACTTCTAATCCTAACTTTCTTTCAGCCATTTCAAAACTACATTTCGTCCTAGTGGAATTTTCAAAGAATAAATTCGCGACCGTCATGCCTTTTTCAAATGGTTTAACACCATTTTCTTTAATATTTTGTGCTTTTGTAATGATGTTCATGATGTCATCTTTAGTTAGATCAGTCATAGTTAATAAATTTTTCAAGTGACACGCCTCCTGAGCATTATTTTATTTTCTTAGGCAATATAACATTGAGCAAGATACCCACTGTTGCAGCTAAAGCCATACCTTCAATGTTTAAATGAATGCCGATACCTGTGAAGTCTAAATGTGCTTTACCAATTCCTAATACTAGAATTACTGAAGCGATAATCAAATTTCTATTATCACCGAAATCGATGTTGTTCTCTACTAACATTCTTAAACCACTTGATGCAATAATACCGAATAATAGAATGGATACACCACCCATTACTGGTGTAGGGATTGTAGAAATCATAGCTGTAAACTTACCTACAAATCCTAAAATTAAAGCAAGTGTGGCTGCACCACCAATTACCCAAATACTATAAATTCTTGTTATAGCTAATACGCCAATGTTCTCACCGTATGTCGTACTCGGTGGTCCACCGATAATTGAAGACACCATTGTCGATACACCATCGCCGATTAATGATCTATGTAAGCCTGGATCTTTAAAAAAGTTTTTTCCAACAATTTTATTGATAACAATTTGGTGGCCTATGTGCTCACTCACTGTTACGAAAACAATTGGTAACATGATTAATATAAGTCCCCATTGTATAGATGGTGTGTAATCATGAAATGGCACGTAAATGTCAGGCATTTGTATCCATTTAGCTTTTGAAATTGGACTCAAATCTATAATTCCGAATAATAATGATGATATATATCCAACAATTATCCCAATAAGTACTGGAATAATTGATAAGAAACCTTTAAAGAATACCGAGACAATTATTGTTGTTATTAATGTTATAAGCGCTACTGTAATGTAAACACCACTATATCCTTCCATTGCATTAGAATCTGTATACATTGCCATATTAACCGCAACTGGTGCTAAACCAAGTCCGATTACCATAATAACTGGTCCAACTACAACTGGTGGTAATAAGTTTAACAACCAATTTGTTCCTGTTATTTTAATAATGATGCCAATAATGACATAAAGCACACCACTCATAAATAGTGCGACCAGCATTTCACCTAAGTCATGTGTCTTAAGTCCCACGATTATAGGTGTTATAAAAGCAAAGCTTGATCCGAGATATGCAGGTATTTTACCTTTCGTAATCAAAATATAAAGCAATGTTCCAAGTCCTGAAGCGATAAGTGCTGCTGAAACAGGCAATCCTGTTAAAAATGGTACAAGTACCGTTGCTCCAAACATTGCAAACAAGTGTTGCGAGCTTAAGAAAAACCATTGCGATGCTTTTGGTTTTTCATTTACATCAAGTATTGGCTCGACGGTGCGTTCAAACATTTCTTCGTTGTGTGACATTTTCATTCTCCTATTCAAAAAAAGATCCCTTCACAAGATATGCAAAGGGATCTATGGGTACAGTGACACCTATCGTAATAGATGTATCCTGTCTCATATATACTCCTTTGCCAGTCTCTCGTACTGATTTAAAAGGATTTATTTAATTTAATTTTACAGCTGTTTGATTATCGAATTCTTCTAGTTCTACAACAATTGATTCATTAGAAGATGTTGGTACGTTTTTACCAACATAATCAGCTCTAATTGGAAGCTCTCTATGGCCTCTATCAACTAAGGTAGCTAGACTTATTTTTCGTGGTCTCGCATGATCTAATATAGCATCTAATGAAGCTCTGACAGTTCTACCCGTGTACAAGACATCATCAACAATAATGACGTGCTTATCATTAATATCAACATCGATATTAAATGATTTCACTTTAATTGCATCATGCTGATTTTGA
This portion of the Mammaliicoccus vitulinus genome encodes:
- a CDS encoding SLC13 family permease, with amino-acid sequence MRNKKKKITEQLWKESGRTKEMLKFFSSDALKSQNKPDPELKAYNTAQLIGLILGPLLFLVILLFFKADGLSQTGVYVMAATLWIAVWWITEAIPIPATSLMPLFLFPLGGVMDSETVSSAYGNDIIFLFLGGFIIAIAMERWNLHTRIALVIIKSIGTSTGRILLGFMIATGALSMFVSNTAAVMIMIPIGMAIIKEANELTANGNENHSLTQFEKSLVLGIGYAGTIGGLGTLIGTPPLIILKGQYEKIFGEEIGFGQWMVMGVPTVIILLAITWAYLNFVMFKHDMKELPGGKKIITRELEALGKTTYEEKVVFTLFCLAAFLWVSREFLLTQLPFTELVKDGTISMFIAVILFLIPARRKFARILDWSVAKDLPWGILLLFGGGLALASAITESGLDKWMGKQISGLEGINIILIISIVTLFVLFLTEITSNTATATMILPILATIAVGINVHPLALMIPAAMAANCAFMLPVGTPPNAIVFGTDKVTIREMATTGFWLNLISCVIIVGFVLFMVPWLFGIDL
- a CDS encoding dihydroorotate dehydrogenase electron transfer subunit, whose protein sequence is MSKLMTVVSNNQIADAIFELKVHGDLTKNMKKPGQFVHIKAGTGTEHMLRRPISICEVNREEGTFTMLFRREGHGTEMISTLKSGDPIDVIAPLGNGFPVEEAQNTALLVGGGIGVPPLYELSKQLNQRGIKTIHVLGFQSDKDAFYIDEFNALGETYIATVDGSLGTKGFVTTVIDHIETPFDIFYSCGPKAMLKALTEQLSDVKGYISLEERMGCGIGACYACVCHTDDEAGYVKVCTDGPVFEKGAVII
- the pyrE gene encoding orotate phosphoribosyltransferase; the protein is MTQNIAQSLLEIKAVTLSPENPYTWSSGIKSPIYCDNRVTLAYPEIRKTIYKELIELIKEHAQDVEIISGTATAGIPHAAFIADQLGLPMSYVRSKSKGHGKGNQIEGAVSKGKKVVVIEDLISTGGSSINAVEALVEDGAEVVGVFAIFTYGIKKAEEAFKSIDVPFYTLSNYDELISVAEKEGYIQNKDIKTLKAWKDTL
- a CDS encoding dihydroorotate dehydrogenase, which produces MSRLNVTLPGLNLKNPVMPASGCFAFGKEFSQFYDLSELGSIMIKAATQHARYGNEAPRVAETASGMINAIGLQNPGVQHIIEHELKFLEQFDVPIIANVAGSTEEEYVYVAKHISQAPNVHALELNISCPNVKEGGIQFGTVPEVARELTRKVKAVSEVPVYVKLSPNVTNIVEMAKAIAEYADGITMINTLVGLRIDAKTGKPIISNIIGGLSGPAIKPVALRMVYEVSQNVDIPIIAMGGVRTAQDVIDYISVGADAVAVGTANFENPTVCKDIIDELPTLLDQLGVQHITELKGRTYNQQGVVK
- a CDS encoding carbamoyl phosphate synthase small subunit, which codes for MKKKRYLVLEDGTTYTGYTLGSDDLTVGEIVFNTAMTGYQETISDPSYTGQIITFTYPLIGNYGINRDDFESLSPTLNGVVVREACDYPSNFRSTKSLDETLKFYHIPGISGVDTRSLTRKIRKFGVLKAGFTDNVDEIDTLVQRLNTEPLPTDEVAQVSSVRPYISTGDGYKIVLIDYGKKENIVRELNRRGCDVTVVPYQTSIEEIMNISPDGIMVSNGPGNPESVQETIQTIEKLVGKIPFFGICLGHQLFALSQGATSYKMKFGHRGANHPVQNLETGKVDLTSQNHGYAIDEDSIANTDLEVTHIALNDKSIEGLRHKKYPAFSVQYHPEASPGPHDSNYLFDEFIEMIKLHKAKERTINA
- the carB gene encoding carbamoyl-phosphate synthase large subunit produces the protein MPKQTDIKSILVIGSGPIIIGQAAEFDYAGTQACLALKEEGYKVILVNSNPATIMTDTEIADTVYIEPLTLDFVSRIIRKEQPDALLPTLGGQTGLNMAIELHENGVLEENNVRLLGTQLTSIEQAEDRDLFRTLMNELNEPVPESDIVNDLEGALNFANKIGYPLIVRPAFTMGGTGGGICNDEKELREIVQNGLKYSPVTQCLLEKSIAGFKEIEYEVMRDKNDNAIVVCNMENIDPVGIHTGDSIVVAPSQTLSDVEYQMLRDVSLKIIRALKIEGGCNVQLALDPHSLDYYIIEVNPRVSRSSALASKATGYPIAKLAAKIAIGMTLDEMLNPVTGTSYAAFEPALDYVVSKIPRFPFDKFEKGERVLGTQMKATGEVMAIGRTYEESLLKAIRSLEYGVHHLGLPNGDEFELDFIEERIKAQDDERLFFIGEAIRRGTSLERIHELTQIDYFFLNKFKHIIDIEHGLKGNKGNLEALQWAKQYGFSDKVIAHRWEQSEREIYDLRQENGINPVYKTVDTCAAEFESETPYFYGTYEQENESVVTEKEKIIVLGSGPIRIGQGVEFDYATVHAVWAIQEAGYEAIIINNNPETVSTDFSISDKLYFEPLTEEDVMSIINHEQPKGVVVQFGGQTAINLADKISKKGVKILGTTLEDLNRAEDRKEFEALLQKIDVPQPLGKTATSVQEAIDNANAIGYPVVVRPSYVLGGRAMEIVYAEPELRNYMEQAVKASPEHPVLIDRYLTGKEIEVDAISDGETVVIPGIMEHIERAGVHSGDSIAVYPPQTLTDEEIDLLVDYTTKLAKGLNIIGLINIQFVLSKGEVFVLEVNPRASRTVPFLSKITDIPMAKIATKSIVNISLKEQGYESGLVPYKEGVYVKAPVFSFSKLKNVDITLGPEMKSTGEVMGKDSTLEKALYKGLTASGLKVQDTGTALFTVSDKDKAEALMVAKRFHEIGYRIFGTSGTAKYFKEQGVPVYTVGKIGGEHDLLSVIQKGEVQIVVNTMTKGKLYERDGFQIRRESVENGIPCLTSLDTANALADVIESMTFKTEQM
- the pyrF gene encoding orotidine-5'-phosphate decarboxylase; this translates as MKNSPIIALDFATLEEVEQFLDLFDEPLFVKVGMELYLQNGPETLKMIKDRGHDIFLDLKLHDIPNTVKGALKGLGKYNVDLINVHAAGGVKMMEAGLEGLRSTNPEAKLIAVTQLTSTTEEQMRNEQNIQTTVEDSVVHFAKMTQQAGLDGVVCSPLESNLIKEHIGKAFLKVTPGIRLESDKTHDQQRVTTPEDAKSFGSTHIVVGRSITQHQNPVSRYHEILQRWEG